In the Oryza glaberrima chromosome 6, OglaRS2, whole genome shotgun sequence genome, one interval contains:
- the LOC127775356 gene encoding uncharacterized protein LOC127775356 isoform X1, translating to MSLCCFSSSSAAASAARRFLLPHLFLGRRRHRHDQLRYTILHHPRTHTTAAAAPAAAASTTRLSPSQQRQVSLYVDALLDWNQRMNLTAVTDEDEVMTRHVADSLAVLPPLERAYRGDLGGMRLVDVGSGAGLPGLILAVARPRWKFMLLESMQKRCLFLEHAVEVMGLSNVDVVCDRAENVGQSLDFREAFDVAVARAVAELKVLAEYCLPLVRIDGLFIAAKGHNPHEEIKNAKSAVHKLGASMLEVCDVESMGPHGQRTAVVYIKERVTPKKYPRHPGTPSKMPL from the exons ATGTCCCTCTGCtgcttcagcagcagcagcgccgccgcctccgccgcccgccgtttcctcctccctcacctcttcctaggccgccgccgccaccgccacgaccAACTCCGCTACACAATCCTCCACCACCCGAGGAcccacaccaccgccgccgccgcacccgccgccgccgcctccaccacccgcCTCTCGCCGTCCCAGCAGCGCCAGGTTTCCCTCTACGTGGACGCCCTCCTCGACTGGAACCAG AGGATGAACCTCACCGCCGTCACCGACGAGGACGAGGTCATGACGCGCCACGTGGCCGACTCCCTCGCCGTGCTGCCCCCGCTCGAGCGCGCGTACCGCGGCGATTTGGGTGGGATGAGGCTTGTCGATGTCGGCTCCGGTGCTGGGCTCCCCGGCCTGATCCTCGCTGTTGCGCGCCCGC GTTGGAAATTTATGCTGTTGGAATCGATGCAGAAACGGTGCTTGTTCTTGGAGCATGCTGTCGAGGTCATGGGGTTGTCAAATGTGGATGTGGTGTGTGACCGAGCTGAG AATGTTGGCCAAAGTCTGGATTTCCGAGAGGCATTTGACGTAGCAGTAGCAAGAGCAGTTGCAGAACTGAAAGTTTTAG CCGAGTACTGCCTCCCATTGGTCCGAATTGATGGTTTATTTATAGCTGCGAAAGGACACAATCCCCAT gaagaaataaaaaatgctAAAAGCGCAGTACATAAGTTGGGTGCCTCCATGTTAGAAGTATGTGACG TTGAATCTATGGGACCTCATGGTCAACGAACGGCTGTTGTGTACATAAAGGAGCGCGTTACTCCAAAGAAATACCCGCGGCATCCAG GTACTCCTTCGAAGATGCCCTTATGA
- the LOC127775356 gene encoding uncharacterized protein LOC127775356 isoform X2, with protein sequence MSLCCFSSSSAAASAARRFLLPHLFLGRRRHRHDQLRYTILHHPRTHTTAAAAPAAAASTTRLSPSQQRQVSLYVDALLDWNQRMNLTAVTDEDEVMTRHVADSLAVLPPLERAYRGDLGGMRLVDVGSGAGLPGLILAVARPRWKFMLLESMQKRCLFLEHAVEVMGLSNVDVVCDRAENVGQSLDFREAFDVAVARAVAELKVLAEYCLPLVRIDGLFIAAKGHNPHEEIKNAKSAVHKLGASMLELNLWDLMVNERLLCT encoded by the exons ATGTCCCTCTGCtgcttcagcagcagcagcgccgccgcctccgccgcccgccgtttcctcctccctcacctcttcctaggccgccgccgccaccgccacgaccAACTCCGCTACACAATCCTCCACCACCCGAGGAcccacaccaccgccgccgccgcacccgccgccgccgcctccaccacccgcCTCTCGCCGTCCCAGCAGCGCCAGGTTTCCCTCTACGTGGACGCCCTCCTCGACTGGAACCAG AGGATGAACCTCACCGCCGTCACCGACGAGGACGAGGTCATGACGCGCCACGTGGCCGACTCCCTCGCCGTGCTGCCCCCGCTCGAGCGCGCGTACCGCGGCGATTTGGGTGGGATGAGGCTTGTCGATGTCGGCTCCGGTGCTGGGCTCCCCGGCCTGATCCTCGCTGTTGCGCGCCCGC GTTGGAAATTTATGCTGTTGGAATCGATGCAGAAACGGTGCTTGTTCTTGGAGCATGCTGTCGAGGTCATGGGGTTGTCAAATGTGGATGTGGTGTGTGACCGAGCTGAG AATGTTGGCCAAAGTCTGGATTTCCGAGAGGCATTTGACGTAGCAGTAGCAAGAGCAGTTGCAGAACTGAAAGTTTTAG CCGAGTACTGCCTCCCATTGGTCCGAATTGATGGTTTATTTATAGCTGCGAAAGGACACAATCCCCAT gaagaaataaaaaatgctAAAAGCGCAGTACATAAGTTGGGTGCCTCCATGTTAGAA TTGAATCTATGGGACCTCATGGTCAACGAACGGCTGTTGTGTACATAA